The following is a genomic window from Flavobacteriales bacterium.
AGACGCCGCGTCCGTGGGGCTTCTCGATGTTCTCCGGGTCGGTGGGGTCGGGCAGATGATCATGGTCGAAGCCCGCACCCTGGTCCTTCACCACGAAGACCACGCGGTCGCTGTCCACGAGGTAGCCCACGGTGACCTGCTTGGAGGCGTCCTGCCGGTTGCCATGGTGGATGGCGTTGTTCACCGCCTCGGTGAGGGCGATGAGGATGTTGCCGTAGTGCGACTCGTGCACCTGCAGCCGGCCGCACACATCATCGATCATCTTCTCCACCAGGGCGATGTTCTCCGCCCGGCTGGGGAAGTCGATCCGCTCGGTGAACTGGACGTCCTCGGTCAGCGCCGTCATCGCTTGGTTCAGGGTGTGTCAAAAGTACCGAAATAGTCGTTCACACGGTCCCGGTAGTACGGCTTGAGGCCGGCGGGCACGGTGCGCAACAGTTCGGCCTCGCGGGCCTTGCGCTGCTGGTAGTCGAAGAAGCGTGCGGGGTCCTCGGCGGGCCGTTCGCGGCCTTCGTTGCTGGTGCGCTTCTGGTCAAGTTCACGTTCGCGCTCGGCCTTCTCGGCCTCCAGCAGGCGGGTCATGATGTCCTGCTGGCGGCGCAGGGTCTCGGGGGTGATGTTCTTGTTGACGATGTCCTTCTCCTGGCGCTCCATCTGCTCGGCCAGTTTGTTGAGGCCGTTGCCGGCGCCGCTGCCGTCCTTGTTGAGCTCCTGGGCCATGCGCTGCATCTCCTTGCGGATGGCGGCCTGCTGGGCGGCGAGCTGGGCCAGCTGCTGGCTCATGCCCATGCCCGGGGTCTTGCCGCCGGGATTCTGCTGCCCGGGCTTCTCGCCCTTCTTCTTGCCCTCCTCCATGGCCTTGCGCATGGCGTCGAGCTGTTTCTGCATGGCCTCCTGCTGGGCCTTCATCTTGGCCATGCTGGGCTTCTTGCCCTGGCCGCTGCCCGTGCCGCCCGGCTTGTTGCACTGGCCGTTGCCCTGCATCTGGCTCTGCATCTGCTGCTGCATCTGTTGCAGGGCCTCGTCCAGCAGCAGGGCCAGGTTGTTCAGGGCGGTCATGGCGCGCTGCTGGTCCTCGGCGGCCATGGGCTTGTGGCGTTCGTTGGCGCGCGCCTCGCCCACATGCTCCAGGGCCTCGTCCATGTGGCCGTTCACCGCGTTCATCTCCCGGTTCACCGTGCCCTGGATCTGCGGCACGCGTTTGCTGAGGGCGAAGAGGCTGTCCTCGATCACCTTGGCGCTGCTGCGCAGTTCGCGCTGTTCGCGGCCCAGTTCCAGGAAGCGCGGGTCGCGCACGCCGGTGGCCTTCAGCCCGTCCATCACCCGCTCCTGGTCGAAGCTCAGCTCCACGATGTTCTCCAGCAGCTGGCGCAGCGCGTCCATGTCCTCCTCCTGTTGTTGTTGCTGGCCGCTCTGCATGGCGCTCTTCATCTGGAAGGCCATCTGCTTCATCTGGTCGGAGGCGTTCTGTTGGCTCTGGCCGGCCTTCTGGTTCTGTTTCTTGTCCAGCTGCTCGCTGCTCTGCTGCTGCTGCTGCTGGATCTGCTCCTCGGTGGGGGCGGTGTCCGGCAGGTCCAGGGGCTTCTCCAGCTCCTGGTTCTTCTTCTCCAGCTCGTCCACCTGTTCGCGGATGTCCTCGAAGGCCTTGTTCAGCGAATCCTGCCGCTGCTGCAGCTCGTCCTGGGGCTGATCGCCGGCCTTGGTGTCCTCGGCCAGCTTCTCCTGTTCCTCGGCCAGCTTCTCCAGCTGCTCGGCGATGTCCTCGGCTCGCTGTTCCACCTCCATCTGCTTGAAGAGCTCCAGGCTGCGGTCGAGCTCCTTCTCGATGTCCTCCTGGCTCATCTTCATCTCGTCCAGCTTGTCGAGCAGCTTCTCCTTGTCCAGCTTGTCGAGCATCTCCTGCATCTGGCGGTAGAGCTCCTTCATCTCCTCGCTCAGCACGTCCTCGAAGAGCTCCTGCAGGCGCTGCTGCTTCTCCAGCACGCGCTCGTCCACTTGGCGGAACTCCTGCTGCTGCTGTTGCTGCTGGCGCAGCTGTTCGGTGGAGCGTTCGATGTTGCGTTCCAGTTGCTTCTGGCGGTCGAGCAGCTTCTGCATGCGCTGCTGGTCCTGCCAGTCGGGCTGCTTCTTGTCCAGCAGGTCGCGGCGCATGCGGTCCAGTTCGCGCTGCAGGTCCTGGGCCTCCTTGATGCCCTGCTTGAGGTCCTGGGCGATGGCCTCGCTCTGTTCGGCGCGCTGCTGGGCGAGGGCCTCCAGGGTGGGCGCTTCGAAGACCAGGGTGGCGCTGCGGGTGCGTTTGGCGCCGTTCACCCCGTCGTTGTCCCACACCTCGAACCAGTACTCCACCTTGTCGCCGGGCTGCAGGGGCAGGTCGATGAGGTCCCAGGCGTGGAGGAACTCCTGGCGCACCTGCCGGCGGTCCACGGAAAGGTCCTGCACGCCCTCGCGCCGGTCGGCGGGCACGCTGTCGCCGCCGGTGATGAAGCGGTAGGCGAACTGCAGGCGGGTGAAGCCGTGGTCGTCGCCGATGGTGCCGCGGAAGTAGCGGCGCTTGAGGGCGGCGCTGTCCACGCGCTCCTCCACGGCGATGGTGGGGTGCAGGTCGGGCACCACCTCGATGCGATGGTCGGGGGCGTCGGCGGGGCCACGCTCGCCGTGGCGCGGCAGCATGCGGTAGGTGAGCGGTTGCAGCACGCGCCGGCTGGCGGCGAAGCGGTCGTTCTCCGCGGGGCTCAGCCGGTAGGTGCTGTCGGCGAAGGCCAGGTCGAGCTGCTGGGCGCTGCGGGTGCCGATGCTCCAGGTGAGGCGGCTGCCCGCGGGCACGGTGGCGTCGCCAGCGGTGCGCAGCTGCTCCTTGGGCAGGCCCAGGTAGGCGGGCGGTTCCACGGTGAGCACCACATCGAGCACGGCGGGGTCGGGCATCACCGTGAGCAGGAAGTCCTCGCTGGTGAAGCCCTCGGCGGTGAGCTGGAAGGGCGTGTCGCGCCCCACGTTGCGGAAGCGGTGGCGGAAGCGGCCCACGCCGTCCTTCACCAGGGGGATGGCGCGCCCATCGACCAGCACATCCACCTGCTGGGGCAGCACGGCGCCCTCCACGGCCACCTCCAGGTCGAAGTCCTGCTGCTCGGGCACCTCCAGGCCGGGGTTGCGCACCACGAATCGGAAGGGCGCCTCCGGAGCGAAGGAGCTGCCGTGGCGGATGAGGCGCTGCGTGGGGCCGGAGATGAAGGAGGGGGCGGCCACCAGCAGGAGGAGCAGCACCAACAGCGGGGGCAGGGCGAAGCGGAGGTAGCGCGTGTTGCGGCGCAGGTCGATGGCGTTGGCGAAGGGGATGGGCCCCAGTTCGCGGCTGCGCTGGGCGATGCTGGCCTCGATGAGGTCGCGGTGACGGGGGTCGTGCGCGGCCTGGTCCTTCAGCTGCAGGGTGTTCAGCAGCTTATCCTTCACCTCCCCGAAGTGGGCGCCGATCATGCGGGCGGCCTCGGCGTGGCTGATCACCGGTCCCAGGCGGAAGAGCTTCACCAACGGCCAGGCGATGAAGCGCGCGAGCACGGCCGCTGCGGCCAGCAGGTAACCGTAGAAGAGCGCGGTGCGCACGCCGGTGCCGAAGCGGCCCACGGCCTCGAGCCCCGCGGCCAGCAGATAGGCCAGCACCAGCAGGCCCACGCTGTACAGGGCCCCGCGCAGCAGCTGGTCCTTGTAGTACTTGCGCGTGAACGCGTCGAGCTTGGCGATCAGCAGGTCGTGGTCGGGGGCCATCGGCGGTGGCGCGGGCGCGCCGTGGTGTAAAGGTAGGGGAGCCGCCAGGGGGCGCGGCCCGCCATCAGTACACCGCAGGGTGTTAAAAGGATCGAAGGGTGGGCGGACGGTTCACCGGACCACCACGCGCTGCACGGCGCGCACCCCGGCCGGGTCGCTCACCTCCAGCAGGTAGCTGCCCGCCGGGGTGCCGCGCAGGTCCAGGTCCACCGGTAAGCCGGGCACCAGCTCCACCGGCAGTTGGCGCACCGTGCGGCCGCCCAGGTCCAGCAGGTGCACGGTGCTGCGGCCGGCGCGCAGCCCGTCGGCCAGCAGGGTGAAGCGGCCATCGCTCGGCACCGGGAACACCCGCAGGCGCACCCCTTCGGTCAGCTCCTGCTGGCCCACGGTGACCAGGGTGTACGACGCCTCCACCGTACAGCCGTCCGCCGTGGTCACCGTCACGCTGTACAGGCCGTCGCCCTGGCTGAACACGAAGGCGCCGTCCGCGTTGGGGAGCGCCGTTCCATTGTAGGTCCAGGCGTAGGTGGCGAAGCCGTTGTCCGTGAAGAGCACGCCCGCATCGTAGGTGATGGCGATCACCGGGCACACCACCAGGGTGTCGCTGATGCCGCTGCAGCCGAACCCGTTGACGCCGCTGGCCCAATAGCTGCCGGCGCCCAGCGCCTGGATGCACAGGCCGGTGTTGGGCAGGGTGTCGCCGTCCAGGAACCACAGCACGTTCACCAGGCTGGTGTCGGTGAGGCAGAGCGTCTGGGTGAGCTCGCTGTAGCTCAGGCTCATATCGGGCGCACCGTACACCACCACCACATCGGTGTCGTGGAACACCTGTTGCACGCTCTCGGAGACCACCAGGCTGCCCACCGTGCCGCCCGCGATGCTGAAGGGGTAGTTGCCTGCACCGATCAGCGGTAGGTTGTAGGTGCCCAGCGCATCATCCTGGCTCACGGGGTCCTCATCGAAGAACGCGATCGAGTACGGGCCGTCGTTGAGCGGAAGTCCCAGGCCGTTCCAAGTGGCGTTGTCGGTATCGTCCTGCGTGCTGCCGGTCACGGTCTGGCCGTTGCCGTCGGTGAGCACGAAGTACAGGTCGGGGCTGCCGGTGCAGCCGATGAGCGGAAGGTCGGGCTCCTCCACATCGCCGCACCAGTTGCCGTTCACGCCCAGCAGCGTCGCCACGTCCAGCGTGTAGCCGCCGATGGTGGTGGTGAGCGTGGTGGTGTAGGTGCCGGGCTGGTCGTAGGTCACCGGCGGCGGGTTCGCGCCGGTGGCGGTCTGCCCGTTGCCGAAGACCCAGTCGTGCATGGTGGGGTCGGGGCTGCCATCGATCAACGCGGTGTAGGTCACCGTCACGGGTGCGCAGCCAGAGCTGGGGGTGAAGCTGTAGCCGGTGTTGCCGCCGGTGCCGGGCAGCACGTTCAGCAGCACCGCGAAGCTCTCGGGCACGCTCACTTGTATGCCGTTCAGCGAGACCTGCGCCAGGATGTCGATGGTGATGGCGTAGGTACCGGCGCCCAGGGCGGTGCCGCAGATACGCGCGCAGCCGAACTGGGCCTGCTGCGGGTAGTAGACCCCGAGGGGATCGCTGGTCTCGATCGCCAGGCCGAAGGGCACGCCGCTGATGCCGGTGATGGTCATCTGCTCGAAGTCCACCGTGAAGCCGGTGCCCGGGTCGGTGAAGGAGGGCGGCAGCCAGAAGGTGAGGTCGGCCTGGTAGGGCACGCCGGCGGTGGCATCGGCTGGCTGCAGTGGGCACAGGCTGGGGTAGGCCGGGCTCACCGTGCAGCTACTGTCCGGTGTGCAGCCAGGGCATTGGCCGTAGGCGATGGGGGCGAGGAGCAACAGGAGCGCGAACGGCAGGAGGCGAGGCATGGGGTGCGGGTGGAGGCCCAAGATATCCGGATCGGACTCAGCGTCCGCGGCGGATGGTCGGCTTACGGGCCAAGGGCTTCCTGGTCTTCGGCGGCAAAGTGTCCACGTAAGCGAGGGACAGCTTCACCCACTTGTCCAAGGCCCCCTTTGTGGACACCGCCCGGGCCTCCACGAACACGAACCCCTTCATGTTCTTGTGCCCGTAGGTCATGGGTTTGGCGCCGGGCCAATGGAGGATCTCCTCAAGGCGCTCGCCATCGAACCGGACCATCAGTTCGTTCTTGTTCGTAAGGCCCAGGCTCATGTGCCCGTTCACCATGAAGGCCACACCGCCGAACATCCGCTTGGGTTCGGCCTCAACGCCATGCGCGGCCAGCGCGTTGGCGATGCGTTGTTCGAAGAGGGGGGCGTGCGGCACGCCGGTGAAGGTGTGGGAAAGCGAAGGTGGCGAAATGTTCCGGCCGGTTGGTCTGCGAACGCCGGCCTACGAAGAGCATCGCCTTCCATGGCTTGGCACAATACAGTGGAACGACCTGTTGTGGTTGACCGTACCGGGAGTGCCCAGACCGGCACCCGCTACCTTCGCGGACCTGTTCGACCCTGTGCCCGGTCCCTGCCGCCGGAGCGCATGTGCGGAAGAACACCTGAACGCATGTCCGTCCGAGTCCGCTTTGCCCCCAGCCCCACCGGCCCCCTGCACATGGGCGGTGTGCGCACGGCCCTGTACAACGTCCTCTTCGCCCGTAAGCACGGTGGCACCTTCCTGCTGCGCATCGAGGACACCGATCAGCAGCGCTTCGTGCCCGGTGCCGAGGAGTACATCCGCGAAGCGCTGGACTGGTGCGGGCTGACGCCGGATGAGAGCCCGTGGACCGGTGGCCCGGACGGGCCCTACCGCCAGAGCGAGCGCAAGGCGATGTACCGCCAGTATGCCGAGCAGCTCATCGCCGCGGACAAGGCCTACTATGCCTTCGACACACCCGAGGAGCTGGAGGCCATGCGCGCGCGGCTTCAGGCCGCAGGTGTGGCGGCCCCGGCATACAACGCGGTGACGCGTGAGCACATGAGGAACTCGCTCACCCTGAGCGCCGACGATGTGAAGGCCCGCCTGGCCGCTGGCGAACCTTACGTGGTGCGCCTGAAGGTGCCGCGCCATCAGGAGGTGCGCTTCGAGGACCTGATCCGCGGCTGGGTGGTGGTGCACAGCGCCAACATCGACGACAAGGTGCTCTTCAAGAGCGACGGCATGCCCACCTATCACCTGGCCAACATCGTGGATGACCACCTCATGCGCATCACGCATGTGATCCGCGGCGAGGAGTGGTTGCCGAGCGCGCCGCTGCACGTGTTGCTCTACGAGGCCTTCGGGTGGGAGCGCCCCGCTTTCGCCCACTTGCCGCTGATCCTGAAGCCTGACGGCAACGGCAAGCTCAGCAAGCGCGACGGCGACCGCCTGGGCTTCCCGGTTTTTCCGCTGAACTGGACGGACCCCGCCAGTGGCGAACAGAGCAGCGGCTATCGGGAGCGGGGATACTATCCGGAGGCCTTCGTGAACATGCTGGCCCTGCTGGGCTGGAACCCCGGCGGCGATCAGGAACTCATGAGCATGGCCGAGATGACGGCCCTGTTCGACCTGGGCCGCGTGCACAAGGGGGGCGCCCGCTTCGATCCGGAGAAGACCAAGTGGTTCAACCAGCAATACCTGCGGAGGCGGCCCGATGCGGTGCTCGGCGAACAGCTCCGCGGGCGCCTGCAGGCCGTGAAAGGCTTCGACACCACGGCCGAGCGTGCCGCACAGGCCACCGCCTTGCTGAAGGAGCGCGCCACCTTCGTCGACGACATGCTGGAAGGCCTCTACCTCTTCAGTACGGGTTCGCCCTTGAAGGACAACGCGGAGGCCGAAGCGGAGCTGCGGAAGCGCTGGAAGGGCGAGGCCGCCCCGGCACTCGAGGCGTACATCGCCCGGCTGGAGGGCATGGCTGAACTGAGCCCCGCCCTCCTGGAGTCCGCCTTCAACGAAGTGCTAGCGGCCCACGGTCTGAAGGTGGGCCAGGTGATGCCGCTGTACCGCCTGTTCGTGGCGGGCCGCATGCAGGGCCCCGGGATGTTCGATGTGAGCGTGTTGTTGGGCCGAGCCGAGGTGGTGGCCCGCTTGAAGGCCGGTCTGGAGCACTGCCGCGCATGGGCCTGATCGAAGTGAACGGCATCCGGGTGTTCGCCTACCACGGCTGCCTGGAGGAGGAGGCCCGCATCGGCGGCCGGTATCGGGTGGACGTGCAGGTGCAGGGCGACCTTTCCCGCGCTGAGTTCAGCGATGCCTTGGGCGACACCATCGATTACGGCCGCATCACGGCGCTCGTGAAGGAGGCGATGGCCGTGCGCAGCCGGCTGATCGAGCATGTGTGCCGACGGATCCTGCTGGCCCTGCAGCAGGAATGGCCGGGGCCGTATCGTTGGCGGGTGCGGGTGGAGAAGGAGGCCCCTCCGGTGAACGGCGATGTCGAGCACGTGGCCTACACCCTGGAGGGATAGCCCCCGCCTCAAGGCCATCCCCTATCTTCGCGGCCGCCCGCTCCCGGGCAGTTCAAGGGTCACGTGGCCGAGTGGCTAGGCAGAGGTCTGCAAAACCTCGTACAGCGGTTCGACTCCGCTCGTGACCTCCGAAAGGATCCCCCGCCTCCGGGGGATCCTGCTTTTCGGCCCGTCGCTACCTTGTGCCGAACAACGATCGGCCCCGTTCCGCGTTAGGTGGACGCCCGTTCCCGACCATGAGCCTTCTTCGTACCCTGTTCCCACTTTCCGCCGCGCTCCTCACCACCTCCATGTCCGCCCAGTTGGCCATAGGTGAATGGCGCGACCATTTCCCCTACCGGCAGACCCTGGCCGTGGCCGAAGGCGAGGGCAAGGCCTGGTGCGCCACGCGCAACGCCGTGTTCGCCTACCACCGGCCCTCCGGCGAGATCGAGCGCTTCACGAAAGTGAACGCCCTGAGCGATGTGGATGTGAGCGTGCTGAACTACAACGCGGCCGTGGGCGGCCTGCTGGTGGCCTATCGCAACGGAAACCTCGACCTGATCCGCGGAGGCACGGCCAGCAACCTCAGTGACATCAAACGCAGCAACATCATCGGCGACAAGGGCGTGTACGATATCCACTTCGAAGGGACCTTGGCCTACCTGGCGTGCGGCTTCGGCATCGTGGTGGTGGACCTGGAGGCGCTGGAGGTGCGTGAGACCTGGTTCATCGCCCCGGGCGGCACACAGGTGAAAGTGAACGACGTGGCCTTCATCGGTGATTCCATCTATGCGGCCACCAACACCGGTCTGTTCGCCGCCTACCGGTTCGCGCCCAACCTGGCCGCGTTCACCTCGTGGCAGCAGCGCACGGAGCTGCCCACGCCATCGGGCCCCTTCAACGCCGTGGTCGAGGTGGGCGGCCGGGTCGTGGTGAACTACCACAACGCCGGCGCCACCGACCGGGATACGGTGTACTTCCGGGAGGCCGGGGTTTGGCAGCGGCTCACGCATGCCTTCGGGCGCCAGAACACCAGCGTTCGGGCCAGCAGCGATGGCTCCATGTTGCTTCTTTGCCAGAACGAGGCCATCTCGCGCTATGATTCCGTGCTCTCCTTCGTGTGGTTGTACAACAGCTATGTGGACGACCTGCCGATGTCGGCCGCCATGGCCATCCCCTCCGCCGACGGCGATGGTATTTGGGCGGCCGACCGGGCGCAGGGACTGGTGTACCTGATCACCGGAGCTCCCGGAGCGCCGCTGTCCCCGCCAGGTCCATCCACTGTCTCCGCGCTCCGGATGTCATCGTCCAAAGGCGGCCTGTATGTGGCCACGGGAGGCGTTCAGAGCAACTGGACCAACCAGTTCCGCAAGGAGGGGGTGCATCAGTTCTTCGGAGGCCAATGGTCCACGACCGATAGGTTCAACGACCCGCTGATGGCCACCGGTGCGAATACCTATGGAGGGGCGGTCAACGACCTCATGGCCGTGGCCGCCGACCCGGAGGACGCTGACCATGCGTTCGTCGGCTCATGGGATGATGGCGTGCTGGAACTGCGCGGCGGGGCGGTCCAGACGATCCACAATGCGGACAACAGCAGCCTCCAGGTGAACCCGGCCTTCGGCGCCGACAATGGCGTGCAAGTGGCGGGCCTGGCCTTTGATGCGGAAGGCGACCTGTGGGCGACCAACAGCAACTGCGCCGCCCCGATCAGTGTCCGCACGGCCGGGGGCACCTGGCGTTCGTTCGCCCCGGGCGCGGTGCTCAACAACAACAGCTTGTTGAGCGATATCCTGCCCGCCCGGCAGAACCGCCTCAAATGGGTGATCCGACCGCGCAGCAACGGCATGCTCGTCTTCACCGACAACGGCACGCTGAGCGACCCCGGCGATGACCAGTACAAGGTGCTGACCACGGCGGAGGGCATTGGGGGTCTGCCATCCATGGACGTGTTCAGCATGGCCGAGGACCTGGACGGTGAGGTCTGGGTCGGCACCGGCAAGGGCGTGGCGGTGTTCTACACGCCGGATGCGGTCTTCGGCGGTGGCGATTTCGACTGCCAGCAGATCCTGATCGAGCAGGGCGGCAATGTGCAGATCCTCCTGGAGACCGAGTCGGTGAGCGCGATCGCAGTGGATGGTGCTGACCGCAAGTGGCTCGGCACCCTGAGCAGCGGCGTGTTCCTGGTGTCACCCGATGGCACGGAACAACTCCACCACTTCACCGCCGAGAACAGCCCGCTGCCGAGCAATACCATCACCAGCCTGGCCATCGACGGGGAGAGCGGCGAGGTGTTCTTCGGGACCGACCAGGGCATCGTGAGCTACCGCGGCACGGCCACCGAAAGCGGGGTCACCAATGCGTGCGCGAAGGTCTTCCCCAACCCGGTGCGCGAAACGTACACAGGTCCCATTGCGATCACCGGACTTGTGCGCGACAGTGATGTGAAGGTGACCGACGTGGCCGGCAACCTGGTGTATCGGACCACCTCTGATGGAGGCCAGGCCATCTGGCCGGGCACCGACATGAGCGGAAACCGGGTGAGCACAGGCGTGTATCTGGTGTTCGCCTCCGATGCGGACGGCAACACCAAGTGCAACACCAAGGTGCTGGTGGTGCGCTGAGAGGCACCATGTTGCATACCACCCGGGCCCTGGTGCTCCGCACCATCCGCCACACGGACAGCACCGTTGTGCTGAAGGCGTACACAGGGGCCTTCGGGCTTCGTAGCTACCTGGTACGCACGCCGAAGGGCGCAGGACGCAGGAACGTCGCAGCGTTGCTTCAGCCGCTCAGCCGCCTGGAGCTGGTGGTGGACGAGCGGGCCGACCGCGACCTGCATCAGGTGCGGGAGCTGAGGCTCCATAGACCCTACCAGCGCGTGCCCGGTGATGCGATGCGTATCGCCCTGCTGCTCTTCATCCAGGAGCTGCTGGCCCGCACGCTGCGCGAGGAATCGGGTGATCCCGGGCTTTGGGCTTTTCTGGAGGATGCGCTGGAACTGCTGGACGGCGCTGGCGAAGTGCGCGACCTGCCGTTGCGTTTCGTGCTCGGCTACGCCGCGGCCTTGGGCTTCGCGCCCGCACCACCGGAGGAGGAGGCCCCCTATTTCGACATGGTCGAAGGGCGCTTCACCGCGGAGCTGCCCCTGCATGCCCAGGCGATCGCTCCACCGCTCACCGCGGTGTTCGCCGCGTGGTTGCCGGGTTCGCTGGATGAACCGGCGCCGGTCGCCATGGCCCCTGGTCAGCGCCGTGAGCTGTTGGATGCGCTGTTGCGCTATGTGCGACTGCATGTGCCCGGGGCCCATGAGCTGCGCTCGCCGGACGTGCTTCATCAAGTGCTTGGGTGAGCCACGGGTATCTTCGGCCCGGCCGCTCGTCCATGTCCACGCACCCGCTCCTGCCTTTGGGAGGCCTGCTGGCCTTGGCCGCGTGCGCCGATGCCCCGTTCAGGATGACCGCACCACAGCCGCCCATCGCCGCGCGCGAACCCCACGCCATCACCACGCACGGCCACACGCGCCAGGATCCCTATTTCTGGATGCGCCTCACCGAGGCCCAGCGGGAGTCGGCCGAGCCCGATGCCCATACAGGCCGTGTGGTGGCCCACCTGGAAGCGGAGAACGCCTACACCAAGGCGGTGCTCGGCCCGGCGAACACCTTGCGCGAGGACCTCTTCAAGGAGATGAAGTCCCGGATCAAGGAGACCGACCTCAGCGTGCCCTATCGGGAGAACGGGTATTGGTACAACCACCGGTTCGAGGAGGGCAAGGAGTATGCGATCCACATGCGTGCTCCGGTCGGGCCCGACCGTGACCGCGTGCCCGAGGCCTTCACCGACATCTTCGACGAGAACGTGATGGCCGCAGGGGTCGAGTACTTCGACCTGGGCGACTACGAACCGGGGCCGGACAACAGGCTGGCGGCCTACAGTGTGGATACCGTGGGCCGGCGGCTCTATGGGACCCGCTTCCGCGACCTCACCACCGGTACCGACCTGCCCGATGTGATCGCGAACACCAGCGGCGGCGGGGCCTGGGCCGATGACCGGACCTTCTTCTACACCCGCAAGGACCGCACCCTGCGCAGCTACAAGGTGTTCCGGCACGTGCTCGGCACCGATCCCGTGCAGGATGTGGAGGTCTTCCATGAAAAGGACCCGGCCTTCAGTTGTGAGGTGTACCGCAGCCGCAGCGACCGCTTCGTGATCATCACCACCGAGAGCACCCTGGCCAGCGAGCACTGGCTGTTGCCGGTGGACCGACCGATGGACGCGTTCGCGCCGTTCCTTCCGCGGGAGGACGAACATGAGCACAGCGTGTTCCATGTGCCCGCCCACGAGGGGACAGCGGGCCATTGGTACATCCTCACCAACTGGGAGGCGCGGAATTTCCGCTTGATGCGCTGCGAAGAGGCCGACCATGCGCACAAGGAGCGGTGGACGGAGGTGATCCCGCACCGCGAGGAGGTCCTGCTGGAGGATGTGGACCTGTTCCGCGACCACCTGGTGGTGAGCGAACGTCGTGAAGGCCTCACGCACTTGCGTGTGCGCCGCTTCAGCACGGGCGCCGAGCACGAGATCGCCTTCCACGATCCGGCCTATGTCACCTACACGGGCACCAATCCGGAGTGGGACACACACCTGCTACGCTACGGCTATACCAGCCTGACGACCCCGAGCGGCGTGTACCAGCATGACATGAACACCGGCACCGACACCCTGCTCAAGCAGCAGGAGGTGCTGGGCACGTTCCGCTCGGAGGACTACACCAGTGAACGCACATGGGCCACTTCGGCGGACGGAACGCGTGTGCCGGTGAGCCTGGTGTACCGCATGGGCACGGAGCGTAACGGCAGCGCCCCCGCGCTCCTCTACGGCTACGGCAGCTACGGCATCAGCATGGAGCCCACCT
Proteins encoded in this region:
- a CDS encoding S9 family peptidase, producing MTAPQPPIAAREPHAITTHGHTRQDPYFWMRLTEAQRESAEPDAHTGRVVAHLEAENAYTKAVLGPANTLREDLFKEMKSRIKETDLSVPYRENGYWYNHRFEEGKEYAIHMRAPVGPDRDRVPEAFTDIFDENVMAAGVEYFDLGDYEPGPDNRLAAYSVDTVGRRLYGTRFRDLTTGTDLPDVIANTSGGGAWADDRTFFYTRKDRTLRSYKVFRHVLGTDPVQDVEVFHEKDPAFSCEVYRSRSDRFVIITTESTLASEHWLLPVDRPMDAFAPFLPREDEHEHSVFHVPAHEGTAGHWYILTNWEARNFRLMRCEEADHAHKERWTEVIPHREEVLLEDVDLFRDHLVVSERREGLTHLRVRRFSTGAEHEIAFHDPAYVTYTGTNPEWDTHLLRYGYTSLTTPSGVYQHDMNTGTDTLLKQQEVLGTFRSEDYTSERTWATSADGTRVPVSLVYRMGTERNGSAPALLYGYGSYGISMEPTFSSARLSLLDRGFVFAIAHVRGGEELGRAWYENGRMEHKMNTFTDFIACAEHLVRERYADPTRVFAMGGSAGGLLMGVVVNLRPDLWKGIVAEVPFVDVVTTMLDDSIPLTTGEFDEWGDPKEEPAYRRMLSYSPYDNVQDAAYPAMLITTGFHDSQVQYWEPAKWVARLRDHQQGGAPILLHTNMDAGHGGASGRFERLKEVALDYAFVLWQAGLSEAK